A window of the Brassica oleracea var. oleracea cultivar TO1000 chromosome C1, BOL, whole genome shotgun sequence genome harbors these coding sequences:
- the LOC106314479 gene encoding ADP-ribosylation factor 1-like, translating into MGIVFTKLFSSVFGNKEARILVLGLDNAGKTTILYRLQMGEVVSTIPTIGFNVETVQYNNIKFQVWDLGGQTSIRPYWRCYFPNTQAVIYVVDSSDTDRIGVAKEEFHAILEEEELKGAMVLIFANKQDLPGALDDAAVTEALELHKIKSRQWAIFKTCAVKGEGLFEGLDWLSNTLKSGTG; encoded by the exons ATGGGAATCGTATTCACGAAGCTGTTTTCCTCCGTGTTTGGAAACAAAGAAGCTCGTATCCTCGTCCTCGGTCTCGACAATGCCGGAAAAACCACCATCCTCT ATCGGCTTCAGATGGGAGAGGTCGTCTCCACGATCCCGA CTATTGGATTTAACGTGGAGACTGTGCAGTACAACAATATCAAGTTTCAGGTCTGGGATTTAG GTGGACAAACGAGTATCAG GCCTTATTGGAGATGCTATTTCCCAAATACACAGGCAGTGATTTACGTTGTTGATTCGAGTGATACTGATAGAATTGGAGTGGCCAAAGAGGAGTTCCATGCAATTTTGGAG GAAGAGGAATTGAAAGGTGCCATGGTTCTTATATTTGCAAACAAGCAG GATCTGCCAGGCGCTCTTGACGATGCGGCTGTGACAGAGGCTTTGGAGTTGCACAAGATAAAGAGTCGTCAATGGGCAATCTTCAAAACTTGTGCTGTGAAAGGCGAAGGACTTTTCGAAGGCCTAGACTG GTTGAGTAATACCCTCAAATCAGGGACTGGCTAA
- the LOC106314468 gene encoding probable protein phosphatase 2C 59 isoform X2, with protein MGYLNSVLSSSSQVHAGDGPVSGGGLSHNGKFSYGYASSPGKRSSMEDFYETRIDGVDGEIVGLFGVFDGHGGARAAEYVKQNLFSNLIRHPKFISDTTAAIADAYKQTDSEFLNSENSQNRDAGSTASTAILVGDRLLVANVGDSRAVICRGGNAIAVSRDHKPDQSDERQRIEDAGGFVMWAGTWRVGGVLAVSRAFGDRLLKQYVVADPEIQEEKVDSSLEFLILASDGLWDVVSNEEAVGMIKVIEDPEEGARRLMTEAYQRGSADNITCVVVRFFSDQTGGVGSSSNIDHSIIPDTRPGDSST; from the exons ATGGGATATCTGAATTCTGTTTTGTCGTCTTCGAGCCAAGTCCACGCCGGCGACGGACCTGTTAGCGGCGGCGGCCTCAG TCACAACGGGAAGTTCAGCTATGGATATGCAAGCTCTCCTGGTAAAAGATCTTCAATGGAGGACTTCTATGAAACTAGAATCGATGGCGTTGATGGGGAAATCGTTGGTCTTTTTGGAGTCTTTGATG GACATGGAGGTGCACGTGCAGCTGAATATGTGAAGCAAAATCTGTTCAGTAACCTCATCAGGCATCCAAAGTTCATCTCTGACACTACAGCCGCAATAG CTGATGCATACAAACAAACAGACTCAGAGTTTCTTAACTCAGAAAATAGTCAGAACAGAGATGCTGGTTCGACCGCGTCAACAGCCATTTTAGTTGGTGACCGTTTACTTGTTGCAAATGTAGGAGACTCTAGAGCTGTTATATGCAGAGGTGGAAATG CTATTGCTGTATCCCGAGATCACAAGCCTGATCAAAGTGATGAGCGCCAAAGAATTGAGGATGCTGGAGGATTTGTCATGTGGGCTG GTACATGGAGAGTTGGAGGAGTTCTTGCTGTTTCTCGTGCATTTGGCGATAGGTTACTGAAGCAGTACGTTGTTGCTGATCCCGAGATACAG GAGGAAAAAGTTGATAGCTCTCTCGAGTTTCTCATTCTTGCAAGTGATGGTCTCTGGGACGTTGTATCTAACGAG GAAGCCGTAGGCATGATCAAGGTAATAGAAGATCCCGAGGAAGGTGCAAGAAGACTGATGACGGAAGCTTACCAAAGAGGTAGTGCAGACAACATTACTTGCGTCGTTGTACGTTTCTTTTCAGACCAAACAGGAGGAGTAGGTTCCAGCAGCAACATCGATCACAGTATTATACCAGATACAAGGCCCGGTGACTCATCAACGTAG
- the LOC106292623 gene encoding protein GLUTAMINE DUMPER 1-like, with the protein MRPLSVRSMLQEVAMHTTSASPSSSVIHRAAPQSPWHSPIPYLFGGLAAMIGLIAFALLILACSYWRLSPSGEEDGRNGGAEDEEKESRSGDKAENGAYEEKFLVIMAGENMPRFIATPAMKKCTCGAHEGKMVVSQEDKVVAGEEKKLGENEEKVKDTGEPTTSH; encoded by the coding sequence ATGAGACCGTTGAGCGTTCGATCGATGTTGCAAGAAGTGGCCATGCACACCACGTCAGCATCACCGTCATCTTCGGTGATTCACCGAGCGGCGCCGCAATCACCGTGGCATTCGCCAATTCCTTACCTCTTCGGCGGTTTAGCGGCGATGATTGGACTCATCGCCTTTGCTCTTCTCATCCTCGCCTGTTCTTACTGGCGTCTATCTCCTTCCGGAGAAGAAGATGGTCGGAACGGTGGAGCAGAGGACGAAGAGAAAGAGAGCCGGTCTGGGGACAAGGCGGAGAACGGAGCGTACGAGGAGAAGTTTCTGGTCATAATGGCGGGAGAAAACATGCCGAGGTTTATCGCCACGCCGGCGATGAAGAAGTGTACGTGTGGGGCTCATGAGGGTAAAATGGTAGTTTCTCAGGAGGATAAAGTTGTTGCCGGAGAGGAGAAGAAGTTGGGAGAAAATGAAGAGAAAGTGAAAGATACCGGAGAACCAACGACAAGCCACTAA
- the LOC106314468 gene encoding probable protein phosphatase 2C 59 isoform X1, which translates to MGLIGRQKKGAGPASELKFRSLILFRRLLVIMGYLNSVLSSSSQVHAGDGPVSGGGLSHNGKFSYGYASSPGKRSSMEDFYETRIDGVDGEIVGLFGVFDGHGGARAAEYVKQNLFSNLIRHPKFISDTTAAIADAYKQTDSEFLNSENSQNRDAGSTASTAILVGDRLLVANVGDSRAVICRGGNAIAVSRDHKPDQSDERQRIEDAGGFVMWAGTWRVGGVLAVSRAFGDRLLKQYVVADPEIQEEKVDSSLEFLILASDGLWDVVSNEEAVGMIKVIEDPEEGARRLMTEAYQRGSADNITCVVVRFFSDQTGGVGSSSNIDHSIIPDTRPGDSST; encoded by the exons ATG GGTTTGATTGGCCGACAAAAAAAAGGAGCTGGACCAGCTTCAGAACTGAAGTTTCGATCTTTAATCTTGTTCCGGAGGCTTTTGGTGATTATGGGATATCTGAATTCTGTTTTGTCGTCTTCGAGCCAAGTCCACGCCGGCGACGGACCTGTTAGCGGCGGCGGCCTCAG TCACAACGGGAAGTTCAGCTATGGATATGCAAGCTCTCCTGGTAAAAGATCTTCAATGGAGGACTTCTATGAAACTAGAATCGATGGCGTTGATGGGGAAATCGTTGGTCTTTTTGGAGTCTTTGATG GACATGGAGGTGCACGTGCAGCTGAATATGTGAAGCAAAATCTGTTCAGTAACCTCATCAGGCATCCAAAGTTCATCTCTGACACTACAGCCGCAATAG CTGATGCATACAAACAAACAGACTCAGAGTTTCTTAACTCAGAAAATAGTCAGAACAGAGATGCTGGTTCGACCGCGTCAACAGCCATTTTAGTTGGTGACCGTTTACTTGTTGCAAATGTAGGAGACTCTAGAGCTGTTATATGCAGAGGTGGAAATG CTATTGCTGTATCCCGAGATCACAAGCCTGATCAAAGTGATGAGCGCCAAAGAATTGAGGATGCTGGAGGATTTGTCATGTGGGCTG GTACATGGAGAGTTGGAGGAGTTCTTGCTGTTTCTCGTGCATTTGGCGATAGGTTACTGAAGCAGTACGTTGTTGCTGATCCCGAGATACAG GAGGAAAAAGTTGATAGCTCTCTCGAGTTTCTCATTCTTGCAAGTGATGGTCTCTGGGACGTTGTATCTAACGAG GAAGCCGTAGGCATGATCAAGGTAATAGAAGATCCCGAGGAAGGTGCAAGAAGACTGATGACGGAAGCTTACCAAAGAGGTAGTGCAGACAACATTACTTGCGTCGTTGTACGTTTCTTTTCAGACCAAACAGGAGGAGTAGGTTCCAGCAGCAACATCGATCACAGTATTATACCAGATACAAGGCCCGGTGACTCATCAACGTAG